In the genome of Blastopirellula retiformator, the window TTCCTGCCGCTGCAGCCGCACTTTTTGGCGCTGCATGGTTTGAGCAAGCTGCTGCGAACGGTCGACATCGTCGCTCGCCGCATCAACAATAATCTGCGTCTGACCGGCGTCGTCCTCTGCCTGTTTGAAAAGAGCACGCGATTGGCGGGCGAAGTGGCCGGCGACGTTGATCAATTCTTTGGCAATGGCGCCGGAGCGAATACCGCGTGGGCGGATGCGAAAGTGTTCCGCACGCGGATCCGCCGCAACATCCGTCTTGCCGAAGCGCCGAGCTTTGGACAGGCGATCTTCGAGTACGACGGCGATTCCAACGGCGCCGAAGACTACGCGAACTTGGCTCGCGAAGTGCTTGGCCTGGCGGTCGCCAATGCCGAACAACCAAAACTGGCCGGCGCCGCGTAGGTAGAAAGCGGCGGTCGCTCGACAGGTCGATTCGATTAGAATGGATGGTTTCATCCTTGACTTGCGCAAGCGACCGGCGACGTGCGTACCTTTATAAAATGGCTGTTCTTGATCGGCGTCCTGCTTCTGGCGCCGGTCGTCCCGCTATTGTTTTGGGAAGCGGAAGCCGAAGCGGTGATCGTCCAGTGGAGCGAGCAGCCGCCATCGCCGCTACTGACGGCGGGAATCGTCTTTTCGCTGTTGGCGGCCGATATCTTTCTGCCGGTTCCCTCCAGCGTCGTCAGCACCTTGGCGGGTTCGCAGCTGGGGACCGTGGGCGGAACGCTCGTCTGTTGGGCCGGAATGACGGCCGGCGCCGTGATCGCGTTCGCGCTGGCGCGGAAGTTTGGCGATCCGATCGTGCGGCGGTACTCGAAAGCGGAGGACCTGCTGGCGATGCGCAAGGTGGCCGATCGGATCGGACCTTGGGGGATCGCATTGACGCGGGCGCTGCCGATTTTGGCCGAAGCGATGGTGTTGCTGTTGGGAGCGAGTCGGCTGACGTGGCGAAAGTTCTTGCCGCCGACGCTACTTGCCAATTTGGGTATCGCCCTGGCGTACGCCGCCCTGGGAGAACTGGCGGCGCAGCACGAGTGGATCTTGGTCGCGGCGGGCATTAGCGCCGCCGCGCCGCTTCTCCTAACTTGGTTCTTTCGCCGTCACTTGCGGCAGGCTACGGACGAACCGTCTGGCGACCAATCGAGTAGTACGTAAAGCCGAGGTCTTTCATCGTTGCACAGTCGTACAGGTTGCGCCCGTCGAAGATGACCGGCGCACTCAAGAGACGCTTCACTTCGTTCATGTCGGGCTGACGGAACTCGGCCCATTCGGTGTTGATCGCCAGGGCGTCGGCGCCTTCCAGCGTTTCGAGCGGCAGATCGCAATAGATCAGTTTGTCGCCGTAAATCGCCGCAACGTTTTCGGTCGCTTCCGGGTCGTGCACCCGGACCTTGGCGCCGGCGGCGAGTAGCTTCTCGATCAAGACCAGCGCCGGCGCTTCGCGAATGTCGTCGGTCCGCGGTTTGAACGCCAGGCCCCAGATCGCGAACGTCTTGCCGGCGAGATCGTCGCTGTAGTAGTCATTGATCTTTTCGAGCAGCGTGCTCTTTTGCTCTTCGTTGATCTTATCGACCGCTTGCAACATGACCGGGTCGATACCGGCGCGAGCGAACATCGCTTCCAGCGCGCGAACGTCTTTGGGGAAACAGCTGCCGCCGTAACCGACGCCGGGGAAGAGGAACGAGAACCCGATGCGGCTGTCATGACCGATGCCGCGGCGAACGTCGTTGATATCGCCGCCGAGCTTTTCAGTCAGGTTGGCCATCGTATTGATGAAGCTGATCTTGGTGGCGAGCATCGCGTTGGCGACGTACTTGGTCAGCTCGGCGCTTTCGGGCGACATGACCAGAAACGGCTTTTCGGTTCGCAAGAAGGGAGCGTAGAGACGCCGCAACTTCTCGCCGACCTTCTCATCCCGAACGCCCACGACAACGCGGTCCGGTTTCATGAAGTCGTCGATCGCCGCCCCTTCTTTCAGGAATTCGGGATTGCTGGCGACATGGCACTCGCGACCGGTCAGTTCTTTCAGCCGCGCGTAGGCCTGGGCGTTGGTACCGACCGGCACGGTGCTTTTGATCACGACGGCGGCGTCGGGCTGCAGGTGCGGCGCCAGGCCATCGACAACCGCCCATAAGGCCGACAGGTCGGCGGCGCCATCGTCGCCTTGCGGCGTGCCGACGCCCAGGTAAACCAACTCGGCGTCTTTGACCGCTGCGGCCAGATCGGTGGTGAAGAGCAACCGCCCCGCTTCGGAGTTGCGCACGACCAGCTCTTCCAGGCCTGGCTCGAAAATCGGGATTTTACCCTCTTGGAGCGCGGCGACTTTGGCGGCGTTGATATCGACGCAGGTAACCTGATTTCCGCTGTCCGCAAAACAAGTACCCGTCACCAGACCGACATAGCCGGTCCCTACCATGGCGATTTTCATGACGTTCCGAATCTACACGCGAAGAGGAAAGAAGCGAAGGAAAGCATGGATTATACCGCAGAGCGGAAAAGCGGGTAAGCTCGCGTTGAGTTAGCCCAACCCGCCTTCAAGGCGGTTAGGCCCATTCGGCCAAAACGTCGGCGACGGTACGCTGCAGCGAATATTGCGGCGCGTAGCCGAGCTTGGTAATGGCCGTGATGTCGGCGATCGGTTCTGATCGGGTCTGCGGATAGCGCTCTTGAATCTCTGGGCGCCGCCGCGACAAACTGCAGATCATTTCCATTAGTTCGCCTGTCTTAACCGAGACGCCGCTGCCTACGTTATAGATCTGGCGATCGGCGCCTTTCTCGGCGAGCAAGCGATAGCCGCGAACAATATCTCGCACGTCGCTCAGATCAAAGCTGACGCTTAGCGATCCCACCTCAATCGCTTCAAACGAGGAGGCGACTCGCTTGCACCATTCCGGCACGATGTAGTTGGGGGTTTGACCAGGGCCGGTGTGATTGAACGCTCGGGCGATGACGACCGGGACGTCGGTCTGCGTCAGGGCCGCTTGTTCGGCGGCCAGCTTAGATCGACCGTAACCGCGATTTGGCAAGGGAATGGTCGATTCGTCGACGACCGGGTTTTCTTGATCAACCGTGCCATAGATGTAAGAGCTGCTGACGATGACGATTTTTGGTTTCGATGATAGCGATGCGGCCAGGTCCAGGATTCGACGCGTTCCATCGACGTTGGTGTGAACCGCCTCATCGTTCGGAAAATCTGCCCCGCACAAACTGGCTTGACTAATCGCGGCGAGATGATAGATCACGTCCGGTTCGAACTGGCGGACGGCGTCTTCCGCTTCGCCGCCGATCGGTTCGCGAATGTCCCAGTGGGCGATCGCGGCGCTGCCCATCAGCGAATTGGTCGAACCGCGGACGATACCCATCACTTGGTCGCCGGCGGCGAGCGAATGTTCGACCAGATGGTATCCTCCGAATCCGGCGGCGCCAGTGATGAGCGCTCTCACGGCAATAGTCCGTCCTTCATGCGGCCGACGCGATGCAGATCGGCGTCGACCATCATGTTTACAAGTTGTGGAAAATCTACCTTCGGCTTCCAACCGAGCTCGTTACGCGCTTTCGACGCGTCGCCGCATAACGTGTTGACCTCAGCGGGACGCAGGAAGTTGGGATCAAGCTCGACGCACTCTTCCCACGGCAGTCCGACGCGGTCGAACGCCAACTGAACGAACTCGCGAACCGTATGCTTTTCGCCGGTTGCAATCACGTAGTCGCGCGGTTCTTCCTGCTGCAGCATCAAGTGCATCGCTTCGACATAGTCTCCGGCAAAGCCCCAATCGCGCTCGGCGTCGAGATTGCCCAGACGCAGCT includes:
- a CDS encoding TVP38/TMEM64 family protein, coding for MRTFIKWLFLIGVLLLAPVVPLLFWEAEAEAVIVQWSEQPPSPLLTAGIVFSLLAADIFLPVPSSVVSTLAGSQLGTVGGTLVCWAGMTAGAVIAFALARKFGDPIVRRYSKAEDLLAMRKVADRIGPWGIALTRALPILAEAMVLLLGASRLTWRKFLPPTLLANLGIALAYAALGELAAQHEWILVAAGISAAAPLLLTWFFRRHLRQATDEPSGDQSSST
- a CDS encoding UDP-glucose dehydrogenase family protein, which gives rise to MKIAMVGTGYVGLVTGTCFADSGNQVTCVDINAAKVAALQEGKIPIFEPGLEELVVRNSEAGRLLFTTDLAAAVKDAELVYLGVGTPQGDDGAADLSALWAVVDGLAPHLQPDAAVVIKSTVPVGTNAQAYARLKELTGRECHVASNPEFLKEGAAIDDFMKPDRVVVGVRDEKVGEKLRRLYAPFLRTEKPFLVMSPESAELTKYVANAMLATKISFINTMANLTEKLGGDINDVRRGIGHDSRIGFSFLFPGVGYGGSCFPKDVRALEAMFARAGIDPVMLQAVDKINEEQKSTLLEKINDYYSDDLAGKTFAIWGLAFKPRTDDIREAPALVLIEKLLAAGAKVRVHDPEATENVAAIYGDKLIYCDLPLETLEGADALAINTEWAEFRQPDMNEVKRLLSAPVIFDGRNLYDCATMKDLGFTYYSIGRQTVRP
- a CDS encoding NAD-dependent epimerase/dehydratase family protein encodes the protein MRALITGAAGFGGYHLVEHSLAAGDQVMGIVRGSTNSLMGSAAIAHWDIREPIGGEAEDAVRQFEPDVIYHLAAISQASLCGADFPNDEAVHTNVDGTRRILDLAASLSSKPKIVIVSSSYIYGTVDQENPVVDESTIPLPNRGYGRSKLAAEQAALTQTDVPVVIARAFNHTGPGQTPNYIVPEWCKRVASSFEAIEVGSLSVSFDLSDVRDIVRGYRLLAEKGADRQIYNVGSGVSVKTGELMEMICSLSRRRPEIQERYPQTRSEPIADITAITKLGYAPQYSLQRTVADVLAEWA